A region from the Patescibacteria group bacterium genome encodes:
- a CDS encoding glycosyltransferase family 4 protein: protein MKIAQLVSNYHRVSPSTKQAIYSLVAALSNGLTKQNNEVTLFASGDSISQAKLISVTASATYKLNLDEPMKRYHLHNLISECYRQADSFDIIHSHFNLLSSFYADLVKTPSLKSLHSPINTELKPLLKKFKHHNYISFSLAQRKQMPELNWVANIYHGVDTHKFKFKLRPKNYLMYLGRITEDKGVHLAIEAAQAAKLPLVIAGMSYENEGYWHNAIESKIDGKNIIYAGQLDFDTKIEYLRNARGLLFPTQYDEVFGLVMIEAMACGTPVIGWKSGSVPEIIQHKQTGYVIKSVTEMVKAISHLGKINRQAARQRVENLFSIEKMVLGYEKVYQRIVEEHRQQADKNNLTK from the coding sequence ATGAAAATCGCCCAATTAGTTTCTAATTACCATCGTGTCAGTCCCAGCACCAAACAAGCCATTTATTCCCTAGTGGCCGCTTTAAGTAATGGTTTAACTAAACAAAATAATGAAGTAACCCTCTTCGCCAGTGGCGATTCTATTAGCCAAGCTAAATTAATCTCGGTAACTGCCAGCGCCACTTATAAATTGAATCTGGATGAACCAATGAAACGTTATCATTTGCATAATCTCATTTCCGAATGCTACAGACAGGCAGATAGTTTTGATATTATTCATTCTCATTTTAATTTATTATCTTCTTTTTACGCCGACTTAGTAAAAACGCCCAGCCTTAAATCCTTGCACAGTCCGATTAATACCGAGCTAAAACCCTTGCTAAAAAAATTCAAGCACCATAATTACATATCTTTTTCTTTGGCCCAGCGCAAACAAATGCCCGAACTTAACTGGGTAGCCAATATTTATCATGGCGTGGATACCCACAAATTCAAATTCAAATTGCGACCAAAAAATTATTTGATGTATTTAGGTAGAATTACCGAAGACAAGGGTGTCCACTTAGCTATTGAAGCGGCCCAAGCCGCCAAATTACCACTAGTCATTGCCGGTATGAGCTACGAAAACGAAGGCTATTGGCACAACGCCATTGAATCTAAGATTGATGGCAAAAATATTATTTATGCTGGCCAATTGGATTTTGATACTAAAATAGAATACTTAAGGAATGCCCGTGGCTTACTGTTTCCCACTCAATACGATGAAGTATTTGGTCTGGTAATGATAGAAGCTATGGCTTGTGGCACACCGGTTATCGGTTGGAAAAGTGGTTCCGTACCAGAAATAATTCAGCACAAACAAACCGGCTATGTGATTAAAAGTGTGACCGAAATGGTAAAAGCTATAAGCCATTTAGGTAAAATTAACCGTCAAGCTGCTCGTCAACGAGTGGAAAACTTATTCAGCATAGAAAAAATGGTACTTGGTTATGAAAAAGTTTATCAACGCATAGTAGAAGAACACCGCCAGCAGGCCGATAAAAACAACCTAACCAAATAA
- a CDS encoding patatin-like phospholipase family protein, which produces MSGQKNKLGLALGSGGPRGLAHIGVLKFLISKNLKPNFLAGSSIGAWVAAHYAVHENIDKLIQDTLGNKWEKFYSLLEPAWSSGLIQGHRLEKLLQNFLGTPNFEDLKIPLTIVATDYQTGQIININSGPLLTALRGSMAVPPIFQPVKYQNYFLIDGALSNPVPVQSLKAMGANQIIAVNLNQLISDPETKIDLKPSLTQTSRRSLNIIHHHLADLSCAAADVVITPQLKNNGFKSWRQYFTGDHHQQIIEQGFLATETNWPKIKNLLN; this is translated from the coding sequence ATGTCTGGACAAAAAAATAAACTAGGTTTGGCTTTGGGTAGTGGTGGACCAAGAGGCTTAGCACATATTGGCGTACTTAAATTTTTAATTTCCAAAAACCTAAAACCAAACTTTTTAGCCGGCAGTAGTATAGGTGCCTGGGTGGCGGCGCATTATGCAGTGCACGAAAACATAGACAAACTTATTCAAGACACTCTGGGTAATAAGTGGGAAAAATTTTATTCATTATTAGAACCTGCTTGGTCTAGCGGGTTAATTCAAGGGCACCGACTAGAAAAATTATTACAGAATTTTTTGGGCACACCTAATTTCGAAGATTTAAAAATACCCTTAACTATAGTAGCCACTGATTATCAAACCGGCCAAATTATTAATATTAATTCTGGCCCTCTATTAACTGCTCTACGTGGCAGTATGGCCGTACCGCCGATTTTCCAACCAGTTAAATATCAAAATTATTTTTTAATAGACGGCGCCCTAAGCAATCCTGTACCAGTCCAATCTTTAAAAGCCATGGGGGCCAACCAAATAATCGCTGTTAATCTAAACCAATTAATTTCTGATCCAGAAACTAAAATTGATTTAAAGCCCTCCTTAACCCAAACCAGTCGCCGCAGTTTAAATATTATACACCATCATTTAGCTGATTTATCTTGCGCGGCAGCTGACGTTGTAATAACTCCCCAACTAAAAAACAATGGCTTTAAATCTTGGCGACAATATTTTACCGGCGATCACCACCAACAAATTATTGAACAAGGTTTTTTGGCTACCGAAACTAATTGGCCAAAAATAAAAAACCTGCTTAATTAA
- a CDS encoding DUF2703 domain-containing protein — protein sequence MKNQPTNQSNEGIELLYTKDCQAWPTTLVNLKKALAELKVTDKPKIIKINTIIEAQLYNFFASPAIHINGQDIDPTARRSHKRGLGYGRPYFYNKSSHPYPSVEQIKSALQKLYFDKV from the coding sequence ATGAAAAATCAACCAACTAATCAAAGCAACGAAGGAATTGAACTACTTTATACTAAAGATTGCCAAGCTTGGCCAACTACTCTAGTTAACCTTAAAAAAGCCTTAGCCGAACTTAAAGTAACAGATAAACCTAAAATAATTAAAATAAACACTATTATTGAGGCCCAATTGTACAATTTTTTTGCTTCACCAGCCATTCATATTAATGGCCAAGATATTGATCCGACTGCTAGGCGCTCCCATAAACGGGGCCTAGGCTACGGCCGACCTTATTTTTACAATAAATCCAGCCACCCTTACCCCAGCGTTGAACAAATTAAATCCGCCCTGCAAAAACTATATTTTGATAAAGTTTAA
- a CDS encoding type IV pilus twitching motility protein PilT: MPNSSLEQLFSQAAEAGASDLHLVAGQPPVIRLHGALKPINEGVLNADVLQKIVYGILSPEIKTKLEKNRELDTSYQISDGTRFRVNVFYEKGNLSLAARVIPTTIPSPEELYLPEVAQNLTKLNHGLVLVTGPTGSGKSTSIASLIEMINQQRNLNIITLEDPIEFLFESKKSLIQQRQLGTDMLSFAEGLKHVLRQDPNVIMIGEMRDLETISTTLTLAETGHLVFATLHTNNAAETIDRIVDVFPPHKQNQVRLQLSLSLQAVVSQRLLPLLAGGRRAAFEVLINNPAVANLIRENKIGQIKSVIQTSADQGMITLERSVKDLLQQGLINEEIASRHINLED, encoded by the coding sequence ATGCCTAACTCTTCTTTGGAACAATTATTCAGTCAAGCAGCTGAAGCTGGAGCCTCCGATCTTCACTTAGTGGCTGGCCAACCGCCAGTCATTAGATTACATGGCGCCTTAAAACCTATAAACGAAGGTGTCCTAAACGCCGATGTTCTACAAAAAATAGTTTATGGCATACTCAGTCCGGAAATAAAAACCAAACTAGAAAAAAATCGTGAACTAGATACTTCCTACCAAATTAGTGATGGTACCCGTTTTAGGGTGAACGTTTTTTACGAAAAAGGTAATTTAAGTTTAGCCGCCCGAGTAATTCCCACCACCATTCCCAGCCCAGAAGAATTATACTTACCAGAAGTTGCTCAAAATCTTACCAAATTAAATCATGGTTTAGTTTTAGTTACTGGGCCAACTGGCTCGGGTAAATCTACTTCCATTGCCTCTTTAATCGAAATGATTAATCAGCAAAGGAATTTAAATATAATAACTCTAGAAGATCCAATCGAATTTCTGTTTGAATCCAAAAAAAGCCTAATCCAACAAAGACAACTGGGCACGGATATGCTGTCCTTTGCTGAGGGGCTAAAGCATGTTTTAAGGCAGGATCCTAATGTTATTATGATTGGCGAAATGCGCGATCTAGAAACCATTTCTACCACTTTAACCTTAGCCGAAACCGGTCACTTGGTATTTGCCACCTTGCATACCAATAACGCTGCCGAAACTATTGATCGTATCGTGGATGTTTTTCCACCCCACAAACAAAACCAGGTTCGCCTTCAACTATCCCTTTCCTTACAAGCTGTGGTTTCACAAAGACTACTGCCCTTACTAGCCGGTGGCCGACGAGCAGCCTTTGAAGTCTTAATAAATAATCCAGCTGTTGCCAACCTCATAAGAGAAAATAAAATAGGCCAGATAAAATCTGTTATCCAAACCAGTGCCGACCAAGGTATGATAACCTTAGAAAGATCAGTTAAAGATTTATTGCAACAAGGTTTAATAAATGAAGAAATAGCCAGTCGACACATTAATCTGGAAGACTAG
- a CDS encoding MGMT family protein: MDNDLYQQIYLLVKKIPQGRVATYGQIAAALGKPQGSRLVGWALSVCPNDVPWHRVINRKGMISITNRNLSKQEQANLLTQEGITVTEKAGNFWVDLDKHLWLGNL, translated from the coding sequence ATGGATAATGATCTCTACCAACAAATTTACCTGCTAGTAAAGAAAATTCCCCAAGGCCGGGTGGCTACTTATGGCCAAATCGCGGCAGCTTTAGGTAAACCTCAAGGTTCACGTTTAGTAGGCTGGGCCTTAAGTGTTTGTCCCAATGACGTACCTTGGCACAGAGTTATAAACCGCAAGGGCATGATTTCTATAACTAACCGGAACCTTAGTAAACAAGAACAAGCTAACTTATTAACCCAAGAAGGCATAACAGTAACCGAAAAAGCTGGAAATTTTTGGGTTGATTTAGATAAACATCTTTGGTTGGGCAATCTATGA